One Pseudomonas sp. C27(2019) DNA window includes the following coding sequences:
- a CDS encoding thiamine pyrophosphate-binding protein produces MKKTGAALARFALEQLGVRYTFGIPGVHNTELYDELNSSEQIQPVLVTHECGGAFMADAISRTGDSIGTLLIVPAAGVTHASSGIGEAYLAGIPMLVISGGIHTESGHRYQLHEMDQHRLLSPITKGSFHIKSHSEVIPALYAAYQLAMHGEPGPVFVELPYNIGNFLGEVDTMPSFAGLQPQTTFDHVLVKQAAELLTQAKQVGFFLGWGAVDCQAELIELAQLLNAPVATTLQGLSAFPGNHPLHTGMGFGGYSVPAGQKAFAQCDAVLAIGTRFAEIPTGSFSMQVPEDLVHIDINPQVFSANYPAKVAIEGDARAIVPALLSEVRALQRQAQEGAMAQQIKQDKAAYQQQWLAHKSGDRVNPAQFFQALRAQLSDDCIVVADDGNHTYLVAELLPILGARNYISPTDFNAMGYCVPAVIGAKFANPQRAVIGIVGDGALLMTGMEMLTAVRHKLGVVVFIFNDGELSQIAQAQQIPYNRKTCTVLHGINMQALAATVGAQFVSIQSEADIETGIRQALQFAANNQPVYVDVNIDYSKRTRFTQGIVKATLKRFKPRDKVRVISRALIRKVTG; encoded by the coding sequence ATGAAAAAGACAGGCGCAGCATTGGCGCGTTTTGCCTTAGAGCAACTGGGCGTGCGCTATACCTTTGGTATTCCGGGTGTGCATAACACCGAGCTGTATGACGAGCTCAATAGCTCAGAGCAGATTCAGCCGGTTCTGGTCACCCATGAATGTGGTGGCGCGTTTATGGCGGATGCCATCAGTCGTACTGGTGATAGCATCGGCACTTTACTGATTGTTCCGGCTGCTGGCGTCACCCATGCGTCGAGTGGTATCGGTGAGGCCTATTTAGCGGGCATCCCGATGCTGGTTATTTCCGGTGGTATCCATACTGAGAGTGGCCATCGTTATCAATTGCATGAGATGGATCAGCACAGGTTGCTGTCGCCAATCACTAAAGGAAGCTTCCATATTAAGTCGCATAGTGAGGTCATTCCTGCGCTGTATGCGGCGTATCAGTTAGCCATGCATGGTGAGCCAGGCCCTGTATTTGTTGAGCTGCCCTACAATATCGGTAATTTTTTAGGTGAAGTCGACACTATGCCGAGCTTTGCCGGTTTGCAGCCGCAGACCACCTTTGATCATGTTTTAGTCAAGCAGGCCGCAGAGCTGTTGACGCAAGCCAAGCAAGTGGGCTTTTTTCTGGGTTGGGGCGCGGTTGATTGCCAGGCTGAGCTCATTGAGTTGGCTCAATTGCTGAATGCACCGGTGGCCACTACGCTGCAAGGCTTAAGCGCCTTCCCCGGGAATCATCCGCTGCATACCGGCATGGGTTTTGGTGGTTACTCTGTACCGGCAGGACAAAAGGCGTTCGCCCAGTGTGATGCAGTGCTGGCAATCGGTACTCGATTTGCTGAGATCCCTACCGGAAGTTTTAGCATGCAGGTGCCCGAGGATTTAGTTCATATTGATATAAACCCGCAGGTATTCAGCGCCAACTATCCAGCAAAAGTCGCGATAGAGGGTGATGCGCGCGCTATTGTGCCAGCACTTTTAAGCGAAGTGCGTGCGCTGCAAAGGCAAGCGCAAGAGGGCGCTATGGCGCAGCAGATTAAACAGGATAAAGCCGCCTATCAGCAGCAGTGGCTGGCGCATAAAAGCGGCGATCGGGTTAATCCGGCTCAGTTTTTCCAAGCACTGCGTGCGCAGCTAAGTGATGACTGTATTGTGGTGGCTGATGATGGTAATCACACCTACTTAGTCGCGGAATTGCTGCCAATTTTAGGCGCGCGTAACTATATTTCGCCCACTGACTTTAATGCGATGGGCTACTGCGTACCGGCGGTGATTGGGGCGAAATTTGCTAATCCGCAAAGGGCGGTGATTGGTATTGTCGGTGATGGCGCACTGCTGATGACCGGCATGGAAATGCTGACGGCTGTGCGCCACAAGCTCGGCGTGGTGGTGTTCATTTTTAATGATGGCGAGTTGTCACAAATTGCGCAGGCGCAGCAAATTCCTTATAACCGCAAAACCTGTACGGTGCTGCATGGCATCAATATGCAAGCACTGGCGGCGACTGTTGGTGCGCAATTTGTATCCATTCAGAGTGAGGCTGATATCGAAACGGGTATTCGTCAGGCGCTGCAGTTTGCAGCAAATAATCAGCCGGTATATGTCGATGTGAATATTGATTATTCAAAACGTACACGCTTTACCCAAGGTATTGTTAAAGCCACACTAAAGCGCTTTAAGCCGCGCGATAAGGTTCGTGTGATCAGTCGTGCCTTGATTCGAAAGGTGACTGGCTAG
- the rpsT gene encoding 30S ribosomal protein S20: MANSPSAIKRAKQAAKRSDHNASMRSMVRTYIKNVVKAVEAKDLEKAQAAYKLAVPVIDRMADKGIIHKNKAARNKSRLNKRVKALGEAAAA; this comes from the coding sequence GTGGCCAACAGCCCTTCTGCCATCAAACGAGCTAAACAGGCTGCGAAGCGTAGCGACCATAACGCAAGCATGCGTTCTATGGTGCGTACCTACATCAAAAATGTAGTTAAAGCCGTCGAAGCTAAAGATTTAGAAAAAGCACAAGCTGCTTACAAATTGGCTGTCCCTGTTATCGACCGTATGGCCGATAAAGGCATCATCCATAAGAACAAAGCTGCACGTAACAAGAGCCGCCTCAACAAGCGTGTTAAAGCACTTGGTGAAGCAGCCGCTGCTTAA